Part of the Candidatus Rokuibacteriota bacterium genome, CTGAGCCCGAAGAGGATGGGCAGGATGGCGTCCACCTCGGCGTGGGACAGCCCCGCCATGGCCTCGTCCGAGATCAGAAGCCGGGGCTTCGCGGCCATGGCCCGCGCCAGCTCGAGCTTTCGCATGTCGATCCCGGTGAGATCGGCGGGCCGGGCCTGCGCCTTGGCGTCGAGCCCCATCAGCCGCAGGATCTCCATGGCCTCGGAGGCCACGGCCGATCGGGGCACCTGCCCGTGGGCCGCGTACTCGAGCGGGATGCAGAGGTTCTCGAGCACGGTCATGCTGGTGAAGGGCCGCGGGATCTGGAAGCTCCGGCAGATACCCAGCCGGGTCCGCTGATGGGCGGGAAGCGTCGTGATGTCCTTCCCGCGGAAGACCAGCGTCCCCCCGTCGGTCCCGAGCGCGCCCGAGATGCAGTTGATGAGGGTGGTCTTGCCCGAGCCGTTGGGGCCGATGAGCCCGAAGCGTTCCCCCTCCCGCACCTCCAGGCTCACCTCGTTGAGCGCCCGGAAGCCGCCGAAGCGCTTCGTCACGCCCCGAACCTCCAGCAGGGCT contains:
- a CDS encoding ABC transporter ATP-binding protein, with amino-acid sequence MAALLEVRGVTKRFGGFRALNEVSLEVREGERFGLIGPNGSGKTTLINCISGALGTDGGTLVFRGKDITTLPAHQRTRLGICRSFQIPRPFTSMTVLENLCIPLEYAAHGQVPRSAVASEAMEILRLMGLDAKAQARPADLTGIDMRKLELARAMAAKPRLLISDEAMAGLSHAEVDAILPILFGLSERGITIIMIEHIMRAVMRFSQRIAVLDAGEKIAEGSPDEVVNNKRVETAYLGE